Part of the Polaribacter sp. Hel1_33_78 genome is shown below.
ATATAATGAAAGAAATACCTGGGTAAATATTCCTCAAAATCAATTTATATTTAACTTGGCTTATATGGGAGAAATGATTTTTGAAAAGCCTCTAGGAAAATCAAAATCTCCAATTTCTATTATACCTTATGTAAATGCAATAACCGCAAAAGACTTTGAAAACAAAACCTCTATTACAGATTTAAAATTTGGTGGAGATGCAAAATTCACTATTGGTAATAGTATGAATTTAGATATTACTTTAAATCCTGATTTTTCTCAAGTAGAAGTAGACCAACAAATCACAAATCTTACTCGCTTTGAAGTTTCATTGCCGGAAAGAAGACTATTCTTTATTGAAAATAGTGATTTGTTTGCAGATTTTGGTAACAATAGAGATTCTAATCCTTTTTTCTCCAGAAGAATAGGTATTGCAAAAGACGCCAATGATAATACTATAGAAAATGATATTATTGCTGGAGTGAGATTAAGTGGCAAAGTAAATAACAACTTAAGGGTTGGTTTGTTAACAATGCAAACTGCAGAAGACATTGAAAATGAAATCCCTACTGTTAATAGTGCTGTTATTACACTTCAACAAAAACTGTTTAGCCGATCAAATATTAGCTTTATGATTATTAATAAAGAAGCTACAAAGGAGTATGATTTTCTTGCAGAGGAAGATACATATAATAGAATTATTGGGATGGATTATCGCTTAGCTTCAGAAGACAATTCTTGGGTTGGGAAATATTTCATTCATAAGTCTTTTTCTCCAGGTATAAAGAACAAAGATTATTCTGCTGGGTTTTCTACGCAATATTTTAATAGAAATTTTAGTGCAAGAATAAATGGGGTTTATGTTGGAGAGAATTATCAGTCAGATTTGGGGTTTCTTAGAAGAACCGATATTTTTAAAATTTCGCCTCAAATAGAACGTACTTTTTGGCCAAATGAAAGTAAAATTCAAAAACATAGCTTCTCGATTACTCCTATTTTTATTTGGAAACCTGAGTTAAACTTTAAAAATTCAGATTATGCAATCATCAGCAGATGGCGAGCAAATTTTATAAACACTGCAGAATTGACTGCAGAAATGAAGAATCGTTTTACTTATCTTTTTAGTGAGTTTGATCCTACAGGAACGGATGGAGCAATTCCTTTACCTGCGAATAAAGGTTATGCATACACCAATTTTAACCTTAGTTATAGATCCGATCAAAGAAAAAATTTTTCTTATCGAATAGAACCTTCAGTAGGTACTTTTTTTAATGGTAAAAAATATTCTTTAACAACTAATTTAGCATGGAGAATTCAACCCTATTTTTCCGGTTCTATGCAAATTAATTATGATAAAGTAATACTCCCTAATCCTTTCCCAAATGCTTCTATTTGGTTAATTGGTCCAAAAATAGACATCACTTTTAATAAAAGCTTATTTTGGTCTACTTTTATTCAATATAGCAGTCAGCAAGAAAATTTTGGAATCAACACAAAATTACAGTGGCGTTTTGCTCCGCTTTCAGATCTTTTTATTGTCTACAACGACAATTATTATTCTAATAATTTTGCACCTAGATTTAAATCTTTAAATTTAAAATTGACGTATTGGTTAAATATTTAGCTTCTTTATTTATTAAATTTCTTGTAACCATTTGTTACTTTTAACAAATAAAATCATGAAGAAGCTTTCTCAAAAAAAGATTCTTTAAGAGAAGTTTGCAGTGGCATTGTAACGTGTGTTTTTTATCAATCAATCTTCCTTTAACTTAAGCTTTATAACAGTAAAAAATTTAAAATAAATACTTCATTTGTTGAGTTTTAAAATAAATTAAACAATTCTAAAACCTCACATGTAAGAGTAAATATGGCTTTTAATTCACTGTAAAAGTCCAAGTTTGACCAATGGATTTTGCTTCATATTGATCTTTTACATTTACTTTCCAAGAATAGGTTTTACCTGATTCTACAGAGACTGTATAAGATTTTTCGGTAAGTGTATCGTCCATTAAATTTAAGTCAGAATTTTCTCCAAAATAAAGTTCATAACTTAAAATATCATCCGTATCAGCATCAGCAGCTTCCCAGGTTAAACTTACAGAAGTTGCATTTACTTGACCATTATTTTCAGGAGAAACTAATTCTGATGCAAATGGAGCATAATTTAAAACTCCTTCTCCTTTGGTATAAAAAGCAAATATTTCTGACTCCGTACCTTGATTGTTCTTTACATCTAAGGCATCAACTTTCCAATAATAAGCAGTTTGTTTTTCTAATATAAATGTTAATTCTGAAGAAGTAGTCGTTTCGTTTTCAATAATATTTGTCATCGCCCTGTCTGTAGCAATGATAATATTATATTCTAATGCATCGTTTTCAGGATCTATAGCTTCACTCCAATTAAAGGTAATTGTATTTTCTATACACAATAAATTCTGGGATGGATAAATTAAATTAACTGCACTTGGTGCTCGATTTTTAGGATCTTTTGAACATTGAATACTCACAAAAGAAGCAAAAACTAAAACAATACTTATTAATATCTTTTTCATTGCTTTATAATTTTAATTGGTTTTGAATTTTCAATGGATAATTTTAAGATATAAATACCTAAAGCATAGTCTTTAAAAGGAATTGATAAGGTATTCTCCTCTCTTTTTATACTCTGGCTGTAAATCATTTTTCCATTCAGATCAAAAATTAGGGCATTGATATTAGGCTCACTAATACCTATCGGCAATAACAAATCAATAGAATCTGAAATAGGGTTTTGCTTTAATAAAATTTCACCAATACTAGTCTTGTAAAATCCTTCACAATCTTTTGCAGTTTTAACCTCTAATTTTCCACTTCCAAAAATTTCTATTTCAAATTCTTTGGTATCAGAAACGCTTAATAACTTCTCGTTCAGATACACCTTATAAGGAGCTGTTCCGCTATCAATATTAAAAGAGTATGTATTCGATTGATTTTTGCTTGCTACTTTTAATGCTATTTGTTCAGATGCCTCTATATTTACCTCAAAACACTGTGTGTAATTTGATTCTACAACAAAGAAACAAACTTCATAATCTCCAGGGGCCAAACCTTGACGCGTATAAGAAGTACCGGGTAAGTTTTCAGTTATATTAATTGAAGGTCCAGAAACTGTGACTTGATAAGTATATTCACTTTGATCCATAACTGCATTGATAACTCCATCATTTTCATCTACACAAGATTCTGAAGTTGTTAACACAGAAAAATTATCAGGATTATTTACCAGTTCAACAACAGTTACTGAGTAATCCTCAGTTTCTCCCCATTCTGTGAAATGATCTACATCACAAGCTCCATCTCCATAACCATTTGTAGGATCAGCGTACTCAATAATGACTCTCATTCTTGTTTCCCCAAACTTTGCACTCACCGGTACTGAAATATTAAAAGTAACGGTGCCGATATCCGCTGTCACAGTTCCTAAATCATACCTTTCTGTCTCCTTATCAAAAGTAAAATCTTGATTCCAATCGATAAAAACAAAACAATGATCCTGAAAACCGGCAGTATCTAGAGTTACACTTATCTGTTTTGTTTGCCCTCTCAGAAGGTTTGTATTTATGGATCTAAAATCTTCATAACCATCAGAGGTATCATTTCCTGAGGTATTGTTAATTCCACTAAAGGTAACATTTGTAATATGCTCTCCACCTCCTGATTCATCTGTAAAAGTTGATGGGCAGTAAAGTGGAATTTCTGTTGTAAAACTAAAAACATCCGAAAAGCTTCCCTCTCCACAATCATTTTTAGGTTTTACCCTCCAAAAATATACTGTTTCTGAAACTAAACCATCAACTTGAAAGGAGTTTTCTAAAACATTTACGCTAGAAACTATGGTCTGAAAACCACTATCTAATGCTATTTCCACATCATAAGATGCTGCATTTTGATCTTCAACCCAACTTAAAACTTCCGTTATGGAAATATTTGTAGCCCCATTTGTTGGCGAGGATAAGCTTAAAACATCAAATATTGAACTTTGTAATTTTAAAACCAAACGTACGCTTTGTGTTACTGTTGCAGATGTTCCTACAATAGTAATTTCATAATTTTTAGCTTCTTTATCTTCTAGATTTGAAACCGTTACAAGCACATTCCCATCTGAATTTATTGTCGTTGGATTAAATGTTACAGAAGAACCTACTGGGTATCCTGTAGCACTTAAAGTGGCTGTTTCTGTAAAACCATTTATAAAATCGAAATTTAAAGTATAACTGATACTTTCATCACCCGTATTACAAACTGATTGCTCACCAGTCTCGTCTATAATCAAAAAGGTTGGTGTTGATGAAACAATGCTCAACTTAGAGGTGTTTACATTATAAAAAATATTGTCAACAGCTTCTACTAGAATTCTTGCATTAGCTGTTGCATTATCTGGCACAATTATATCCTCTGCACCATCATTTGGGGTATTTGTTTTTAAGAAAATAGGAAAAGTAACACCTCCATCAGTAGATAATTTAATATTGACATTTTCACAATCTATTGGAGCGAGATCGGTAGTTCCTTTATTCCAAGCAACTGAGATTGTTTGTCCAGAACTAAAAGTTTCTTCCGCATTTTGCGAAGTTACTATGAAAGCTTCTGCGTCTACAACTTGAACTTTCATATCATCTCGAGCTGAACTTCCTCCTCCAATATGATTGTCTCTTACTAAAAAAGAAAAATTCAATTCTCTCGCTACAGAAGGCACTACCTCCCAAGTTGTAGAAGTACTGCCTAACATCACCGTAGCTATATCTGGCATAAATCGAACAGGTGCTGTTTTGGAAGGCAACGATCTAAACATTGGTCCTGAAGTATTTGTGCTTAACGGCGGCATGGTTGCAATTTCAGTATCTAATTGCTCCCAATTATAGGTTAAACTAGACAAACCGTCTTCATCTGTTGCAATGCCTTCTAATTTAAAAGGTGTAGACTTAGGAATAAAATAATCTAAACCTGCATTTGAGGTTGGCGCAGTATTATTTGTGTTCGTTAAAGCACCACAATCACCAGAACTTTGAATAGTATTCCACATTTGGGCTATGCTAACAGCATGAAAATAGTCATCACTATTTCCGTTAGGATCTCCTGCTTGAACATTTGGTGAACAAATACCAGCATATCCCATAATTGTTGATCCGCTTCCAGGTTCTACTGCTGTAGAATTTGTTCTGTTACCATTACAACTATTATTAAATGTATGGGTTGCGCCAAATTGATGGCCCATTTCATGTGCTACAAAATCTATATCATAGGGATCACCAACTGGTTGAGATCTTCCTGTTACACCTCTGGCTTTTTGACCTGATATACACACAACTCCTAAACCAGCTAAGCCATCACCACCGATGCTAAAAATGTGTCCAATATCATAATTTGAATCTCCTATAGAATTATCACAAATCGTCTGTACTTCATTAATCATCGTAGACGGTGAGCCATCTGAAATACCATCTGTAGCCGCATCTAAAAAAATTATTTTATTATTATCATTTACAATAACGAGCTTTATTGACAAATCTTTTTCAAAGATTCCGTTAATTCTTGTCATGGATGTATTCATTGCAGATAACACAGCTTCTTTTTTAACTTCATCTGTAGCAGTATCTGGAATATTTTGTTGACTTACCCCTAAATGAAATTCGGAATACTCTGCACTACAAACCAATGCCAATCTATAAGTTCTTAATTTTCCATCATTAGCATTTTTACTAAAATCGGAAACAGAAAATTCCTTTTTTGCAGAGGCTTCTACTTGACATTTAAAATCTTCGTCAAGCTTACTTAAACTACTTCTTTTGTAAATAATATAATCTTTATTATCTCTTGAATAAGGATCTATATAAACCGTTTCTTGATTACCAGAAAAAATTACTGCATGAAAACCATCGGTGCCAATGCTAATTTTTGCCAAGGCAGTTGGATCATCTATTCCTTGGGCTGAATAGGATTTAATATTGGGAAATTTAGCTTGTAATTTAGCTTCAAAATTGGAGCTTTCTTTACATCTAAATCTTGACAAACTTCCATCAGCATTCGGCAATTCAATAGTACGCTCTTCTGAGCTAGATTTACTTTTTAGCCTAGTTGTAAAACTCTCAATATCTAAACTTAGTATTTCATAAGTAGACGGAAAATTTTTCTTCTGATAAATATCTTTCTTTCCTAAAAGGGAATTCATTTTTTCTTGTTTACTCCAAATATTTTGAGAGTAAGAAAAATCAACTTTTACAAGCACTACTATTAAAAAAAGAAATAGAGAAAATTTAATTTTCATAAAAGTATATTTTGGATGCAATTTTAGTCTCAAATATAATCAATTATTTACCTTTGTCATTGAACTTATGAACAAAAACATACTTTTAAAGGACCTCCTTGTTAAGGATTATAAAGAAACTTGGGAGTTTCAATCTGAATTATTGCAAGAAATTGTTGATGTTAAAATTAAGAACAGAAGAAATAATCTACAAGAAAGTACGAAAAACCACTTTTTATTTGTGGAACATCCGCATGTCTATACATTGGGTAAAAGTGGAGATCTAAGCAATCTATTGTTAAATGAAAAACAATTAGAAGCAAAAGGTGCTACTTTTTACAAAATTAATAGAGGTGGTGACATTACCTATCACGGACCAGGACAGATTGTGGGTTATCCTATTTTAGACTTAGAAAATTTCTTTACAGATATCCATAAATACTTACGACTACTAGAAGAATCTATCATTTTAACCATTGCAGAATATGACCTAAAGGGCGTTAGAAGTGAGGGAGAAACAGGTGTGTGGCTAGATGTTGGAACACCTTTTGCTCGTAAAATTTGTGCTTTAGGAATTCGTTCTTCTAGATGGGTAACTATGCACGGTTTTGCATTGAATGTAAATACTAATCTAGGTTATTTTGACAATATAATTCCTTGTGGAATTAAAGGAAAAGCAGTGGCTTCTATGGAATCTGAATTGGGTAGAAAAATAGATACAAATGAAGTGAAACAAAAGATTTTAAAACATTTTAAAACATTGTTTGAAGTTGATGAATTTATCCTTTAGAAAACAAGAAATACCTACAAGGTTTTTAAAACCATGCGGCATAAATTATTTTTCTTCGTTAAAATAAACTTTATAAAACTTCATTTTTTTCTCTTCGTCATAACCTCTTTCTAAATACTCTGAAGCTGCCTCTGGGGCATCTACGTCTAATTTTATGCTGATATGGGTATCTAACTTAATCTCTGTTTTTAACTTGTTTTTTTCTTTCTTTAAAACAACTCCAGAAACATCAAAATTATTTCTAATTAAAACGTCATTTAAAGTTTCATAATGCTTTTTATAATCATCAAATAGCTCTTTATGCTTGTCTCCCTCAAAAACCTCATCTTTAAAAGTAGCATAATCCACAGACTCATTTTCTTTAAAGTAATCTACTGTATTTGCTAAAAAGTTGCCTTGCTCTTTCATTCCTAATTCAGGCTTAATAACCTCTTCAGAAAATTCTTTACAAAGCTCTAAATAGTTTTGGGTATGCGAATTGTAATCATCTGCCAATTTTACACTCAAGAAATTTTTAATCCAATATTGAGCATCATAGTTATTATTATCCACAGAAAGAACAACCGTTCCTTCAGTATCTGAAGTATTTAAAATTAAACAACCTTTATCTATTCTTTTGGTCGATATTCCTTTCTGAATAACAACATCAAAACTTTCATTATCGTCTAAATAGGTTTGAAAAAAATCTACTTTATTTTCAATTTTAAAAATACCTACAGCCTCCGTTAAAACATCTTTATACTCGATACCTTCAATAAAAACGATGAGCACATCTCCTGTTTTTATCTGAGCAGAATTAGATTGTTCATATAAATGATTCACGATGTTTTTGGAATATTCTACAAACGAACTCTCTTCTTTAAAAACCTCTGAAGCATAATTATTCAATTCATTTAAACGCACATCTGCATGATGTGAAAAACGATAACTCTGCGTTAAACCACCAAAAGGTTTTAATAAGAAGTTCTTCATTAAATCGTAACTTTCTTGATCGAAGCGAATTAGATCTTCAGAGAATACATTATGCCCGCTATTAAATTTATTTGCTACTTTATGAAGAATGCATTTGGTAATTTCTGCGCGTGTTTTTTTAATCATCTTGTAAAATTGAGAACGTAAAAATAGTTGAAGTTTTTAAATAAACCCTAAATAACTTAATCTGTTTCTGAAATTATAATTCTAAAAATTCGCAGCAGTGTTTTGGATTATTTGAAAAATTTGTTTGTACTATTTAAGGTTTCCTAAAGGAAAATATATTTTTATTGTTCGTTGCTTATCAAGTGAAAGAATGAAAGTCAAAAGAGTAAGAAATAACAGCAGAAAAAATATGAATTGAAGTTTACAAGTCTAACTTTATTTGTTCTGGTAATAACCGAAATGTTTTTCTGTGGTATTGTGTTATCCCAAATTCACGAATTCCATTGCGATGTTCTTTGGTAGGATATCCTTTGTTTTTTTGCCAATTATACATTGGAAATTCTTGGTGAATCTTTTCCATATATTCATCTCTATATGTTTTTGCCAATACTGAAGCTGCTGCAATACTCACATATTTTGCATCTCCCTTTACAATCGTTTCATGAGGTATTTCTTTATAA
Proteins encoded:
- a CDS encoding nucleoid-associated protein → MIKKTRAEITKCILHKVANKFNSGHNVFSEDLIRFDQESYDLMKNFLLKPFGGLTQSYRFSHHADVRLNELNNYASEVFKEESSFVEYSKNIVNHLYEQSNSAQIKTGDVLIVFIEGIEYKDVLTEAVGIFKIENKVDFFQTYLDDNESFDVVIQKGISTKRIDKGCLILNTSDTEGTVVLSVDNNNYDAQYWIKNFLSVKLADDYNSHTQNYLELCKEFSEEVIKPELGMKEQGNFLANTVDYFKENESVDYATFKDEVFEGDKHKELFDDYKKHYETLNDVLIRNNFDVSGVVLKKEKNKLKTEIKLDTHISIKLDVDAPEAASEYLERGYDEEKKMKFYKVYFNEEK
- a CDS encoding reprolysin-like metallopeptidase, encoding MKIKFSLFLFLIVVLVKVDFSYSQNIWSKQEKMNSLLGKKDIYQKKNFPSTYEILSLDIESFTTRLKSKSSSEERTIELPNADGSLSRFRCKESSNFEAKLQAKFPNIKSYSAQGIDDPTALAKISIGTDGFHAVIFSGNQETVYIDPYSRDNKDYIIYKRSSLSKLDEDFKCQVEASAKKEFSVSDFSKNANDGKLRTYRLALVCSAEYSEFHLGVSQQNIPDTATDEVKKEAVLSAMNTSMTRINGIFEKDLSIKLVIVNDNNKIIFLDAATDGISDGSPSTMINEVQTICDNSIGDSNYDIGHIFSIGGDGLAGLGVVCISGQKARGVTGRSQPVGDPYDIDFVAHEMGHQFGATHTFNNSCNGNRTNSTAVEPGSGSTIMGYAGICSPNVQAGDPNGNSDDYFHAVSIAQMWNTIQSSGDCGALTNTNNTAPTSNAGLDYFIPKSTPFKLEGIATDEDGLSSLTYNWEQLDTEIATMPPLSTNTSGPMFRSLPSKTAPVRFMPDIATVMLGSTSTTWEVVPSVARELNFSFLVRDNHIGGGSSARDDMKVQVVDAEAFIVTSQNAEETFSSGQTISVAWNKGTTDLAPIDCENVNIKLSTDGGVTFPIFLKTNTPNDGAEDIIVPDNATANARILVEAVDNIFYNVNTSKLSIVSSTPTFLIIDETGEQSVCNTGDESISYTLNFDFINGFTETATLSATGYPVGSSVTFNPTTINSDGNVLVTVSNLEDKEAKNYEITIVGTSATVTQSVRLVLKLQSSIFDVLSLSSPTNGATNISITEVLSWVEDQNAASYDVEIALDSGFQTIVSSVNVLENSFQVDGLVSETVYFWRVKPKNDCGEGSFSDVFSFTTEIPLYCPSTFTDESGGGEHITNVTFSGINNTSGNDTSDGYEDFRSINTNLLRGQTKQISVTLDTAGFQDHCFVFIDWNQDFTFDKETERYDLGTVTADIGTVTFNISVPVSAKFGETRMRVIIEYADPTNGYGDGACDVDHFTEWGETEDYSVTVVELVNNPDNFSVLTTSESCVDENDGVINAVMDQSEYTYQVTVSGPSINITENLPGTSYTRQGLAPGDYEVCFFVVESNYTQCFEVNIEASEQIALKVASKNQSNTYSFNIDSGTAPYKVYLNEKLLSVSDTKEFEIEIFGSGKLEVKTAKDCEGFYKTSIGEILLKQNPISDSIDLLLPIGISEPNINALIFDLNGKMIYSQSIKREENTLSIPFKDYALGIYILKLSIENSKPIKIIKQ
- a CDS encoding DUF5916 domain-containing protein, which translates into the protein MKNILVFITFLFVIHSFSQTTNKSVFVNFIENPIVLDANLNENEWKDSKGASGFWQYFPSDSTQAKQQASIKFLFDDKNLYIGAKVNAPDNKFITPSLRRDFRAGGSDNITFLFDTFNDGTNAFIFGTNPYGVKREMLLSGGGSELRGFTMAWDTKWQCKTEIKDDHYIIEMIIPLSAFKYREGETKWRFNSYHFDTQYNERNTWVNIPQNQFIFNLAYMGEMIFEKPLGKSKSPISIIPYVNAITAKDFENKTSITDLKFGGDAKFTIGNSMNLDITLNPDFSQVEVDQQITNLTRFEVSLPERRLFFIENSDLFADFGNNRDSNPFFSRRIGIAKDANDNTIENDIIAGVRLSGKVNNNLRVGLLTMQTAEDIENEIPTVNSAVITLQQKLFSRSNISFMIINKEATKEYDFLAEEDTYNRIIGMDYRLASEDNSWVGKYFIHKSFSPGIKNKDYSAGFSTQYFNRNFSARINGVYVGENYQSDLGFLRRTDIFKISPQIERTFWPNESKIQKHSFSITPIFIWKPELNFKNSDYAIISRWRANFINTAELTAEMKNRFTYLFSEFDPTGTDGAIPLPANKGYAYTNFNLSYRSDQRKNFSYRIEPSVGTFFNGKKYSLTTNLAWRIQPYFSGSMQINYDKVILPNPFPNASIWLIGPKIDITFNKSLFWSTFIQYSSQQENFGINTKLQWRFAPLSDLFIVYNDNYYSNNFAPRFKSLNLKLTYWLNI
- a CDS encoding fibronectin type III domain-containing protein, whose protein sequence is MKKILISIVLVFASFVSIQCSKDPKNRAPSAVNLIYPSQNLLCIENTITFNWSEAIDPENDALEYNIIIATDRAMTNIIENETTTSSELTFILEKQTAYYWKVDALDVKNNQGTESEIFAFYTKGEGVLNYAPFASELVSPENNGQVNATSVSLTWEAADADTDDILSYELYFGENSDLNLMDDTLTEKSYTVSVESGKTYSWKVNVKDQYEAKSIGQTWTFTVN
- the lipB gene encoding lipoyl(octanoyl) transferase LipB produces the protein MNKNILLKDLLVKDYKETWEFQSELLQEIVDVKIKNRRNNLQESTKNHFLFVEHPHVYTLGKSGDLSNLLLNEKQLEAKGATFYKINRGGDITYHGPGQIVGYPILDLENFFTDIHKYLRLLEESIILTIAEYDLKGVRSEGETGVWLDVGTPFARKICALGIRSSRWVTMHGFALNVNTNLGYFDNIIPCGIKGKAVASMESELGRKIDTNEVKQKILKHFKTLFEVDEFIL